From one Schistocerca cancellata isolate TAMUIC-IGC-003103 unplaced genomic scaffold, iqSchCanc2.1 HiC_scaffold_805, whole genome shotgun sequence genomic stretch:
- the LOC126143479 gene encoding uncharacterized protein LOC126143479, whose amino-acid sequence MRAAFARSAAFERSAAFARSAAFARSAAFARSAAFAGSAAYAGSAAFARRAAFAQSAAFAGSAAFAQSAASARSAAVAWTVAFARSAAFARIAAFARSAAFAMSAAFARSAAFARSAAFAGSAAYAGSAPFARRAAFTRSAAFARSAAFARTAVARSAAFAHSAAFTRSASFDRVLPSQGVLPTQGVLPSQGVLPSQGVLPSQGVLPSHGVQPSHLVLPSHGVLPLTECCLRKEGCLREKCCLRKECCLCTECCLCRECCLCTE is encoded by the coding sequence atgagggctgccttcgctaggagtgctgccttcgaaaggagtgctgccttcgcaagaagtgctgccttcgctagaagtgctgccttcgctaggagtgctgccttcgcagggagtgctgcctacgcagggagtgctgccttcgcaaggagagctgcctttgcacaaagtgctgcctttgcagggagtgctgcctttgcacagagtgctgcctccgcaaggagtgctgccgttgcatggactgttgccttcgcaaggagtgctgcctttgcaaggattgctgccttcgcaaggagtgctgccttcgctatgagtgctgccttcgctaggagtgctgccttcgctaggagtgctgccttcgcagggagtgctgcctacgcagggagtgctcccttcgcaaggagagctgccttcacaaggagtgctgccttcgcaaggagtgctgccttcgcaaggactgctgtcgcacggagtgcagccttcgcacatagtgctgccttcacacggagtgcttcctttgacagagtgctgccttcgcaaggagtgctgcctacgcagggagtgctgccttcgcaaggagtgctgccttcgcaaggagtgctgccttcgcaaggagtgctgccttcgcacggagtgcagccttcgcacttagtgctgccttcacatggagtgcttcctttgacagagtgctgccttcgcaaggagggctgccttcgcgaaaagtgctgccttcgcaaggagtgctgcctttgcacagagtgctgcctttgcagggagtgctgcctttgcacagagtga